The nucleotide sequence CACTCACCGTCGCGCGCAGGTCATGCGAGCGTGACCAGCTCCAGGTAGTCATCGCTCCACAGGTCCTCGTCCCCGTCGGGCAGCAGCAGGACCCGATCCGGGTTGAGCGCCTTCACGGCGCCCTCGTCGTGCGTCACCAGCACGACGGCGCCGCCGAAGGTGCCCAGGGCGCGCAGGATCTCCTCCCTGCTGGCGGGATCGAGGTTGTTGGTCGGCTCATCCAGGAGCAGCACGTTGGCGCTGGAGACCACCAGCAGCGCCAGGGCCAGGCGGGTCTTCTCACCGCCGGAAAGTACTCGCGCCGGCTTGTCGGCATCGGCGCCGGAGAACAGGAACGAGCCCAGTACGCTGCGCACCTCGGTGTCATTCAGGCCGGGCGCGGCGCTGCGCAGGTTCTCCACCACCGTACGCGAGTCGTCAATCGTCTCATGCTCCTGCGCGTAGTAGCCGAGCTTCAGCCCGGTCCCGGCCTGCACCTGCCCGGAGTCGGGCGCCTCGGTGCCCGCCAGTAGCCGCAGCAGCGTGGTCTTACCTGCGCCGTTGAGCCCCAGCACCACCACACGGCTGCCGCGGTCGATGGCCAGGTCGACGCCTGCGAACACCTCCAGCGAGCCGTATGCCTTGGACAGGCCGACGGCGCGCAGCGGCACCTTGCCGCAGGGGGCGGGGTCGGGGAAGCGCAGATCGGCGACCCTCTCCTGGGCGCGCTCGGCCTCCAGACCCTCCATAAGCCGGTCGGCCCGCTTGAGCATTTGCTGGGCGGCCACGGCCTTGGTGGCCTTGGCCCGCATCTTCTCGCCCTGGGCGCGCAGTGCCGCCGCCTTCTTCTCGGCGTTGGCGCGCTCACGCCGACGCCGGTGCTCGTCGTCGGCGCGCTGCTTGAGGTAGGCGTCCCAGCCCATGTGGTAGACGTCCAGGACGCCGCGGCTGGCGTCCAGGTACATGACCTGATTAACGGTGTCGCGCAGCAGCTCGACGTCGTGGCTGATGACGATGAAGCCGCCTGCGTAGGTACGCAGGTGATCGCGCAGCCACAGGATCGAGTCGTGGTCCAAGTGGTTGGTGGGCTCGTCCAGCAGCAGCGTGTCCGGCTGCTGGAACAGTACCCGGGCGAGTTCCACACGACGACGCTGGCCGCCGGAGAGCGTTCCAATCGGCTGCTCGAGAACCCGTTCGGGCAGACCCAGGGAGGCGCAGATGCGGGCGGCCTCGCTGGCGGCGGCATAGCCGCCGGCCATAGTGAACTCGTGGTCGAGCCGGGTGTATCGGTCCAGTGCCTTGGCCTGGGCGTT is from Actinomyces sp. 432 and encodes:
- a CDS encoding ABC-F family ATP-binding cassette domain-containing protein, producing MRIVINVQDLAMRIGARQLVSGASFRVDKGMRIGLVGRNGAGKTTMTKLLAAASVAQGTSQAVADADERHGLEAVEQEGLITCNGSVGYLPQDTRVGDLNEITRDRVLSARGIDALLARIRRAEQKIAATSGNAQAKALDRYTRLDHEFTMAGGYAAASEAARICASLGLPERVLEQPIGTLSGGQRRRVELARVLFQQPDTLLLDEPTNHLDHDSILWLRDHLRTYAGGFIVISHDVELLRDTVNQVMYLDASRGVLDVYHMGWDAYLKQRADDEHRRRRERANAEKKAAALRAQGEKMRAKATKAVAAQQMLKRADRLMEGLEAERAQERVADLRFPDPAPCGKVPLRAVGLSKAYGSLEVFAGVDLAIDRGSRVVVLGLNGAGKTTLLRLLAGTEAPDSGQVQAGTGLKLGYYAQEHETIDDSRTVVENLRSAAPGLNDTEVRSVLGSFLFSGADADKPARVLSGGEKTRLALALLVVSSANVLLLDEPTNNLDPASREEILRALGTFGGAVVLVTHDEGAVKALNPDRVLLLPDGDEDLWSDDYLELVTLA